ACCTGGCCGACAGGGGCGGCAGGGTTTTCAGCTACACCGGCGACATGCTCGCCGCCTCCTACGACCCTCCCGCCGCCTATGGCAACATCGAGCTTGGCGGCGGGGGGAAGATGCTCATGGACTTCACGGACTGCACCGCCGACGACCTGGAGGTGGGCATGCCCATGGAGTTCTCCTTCCGCATCAAGCTCTACGACCCCAAGCGGGACGTGACGAACTATTTCTGGAAGGCCGTTCCCGCACTGCAGGAGGTGGGTTGAGATGGCTGAGGGCATCAAGGACAAGGTAGCCATCCTGGGCATGGGATGTACCAGGTTCGGGGAGCGCTGGGACATGGGGTCCGACGACCTCCTGGTGGAAGCCTTCGGCGAGGCCATGGAGGACGCGTGCATTGAGAAAAAAGACATCCAGGCGGCCTGGGTGGGCAGCCATATCACCGAGATCAATATCGGCAAGGGCGGGGTTTACGTGGCCAATGCCCTGCACCTGCCGCGTGTCCAGGTGACCCGCGCCGAGAACTTTTGCGCCTCAGGCACCGAGGCCTTCCGGGCCGCGGTCTATGGTGTGGCGTCCGGCGCCTGCGACATCGCGCTGGCCATAGGGGTGGAAAAACTCAAGGACACCGGCTATGGCGGGCTCCCCAACTACCCCGGCTTCGGACAGGAATTCCTCTATTACCTGCCCATGGCTACTGGCCCCGGATTCTTCGCCCAATTGGCGACGGCATACGCGTCAAAATACGGGATACCCATGGAGAAAGTGAAGGAGACCATGGCCCGCGTCTCCTGGAAGAGCCATCGCAACGGAGCCAGGAACCCCAAGGCGCACCTGCGGCGGGAGGTGAGCATGGAGCAGATAATCGGATCGCCCATGATCGCCTATCCCCTGGGGATCTTCGACTGTTGCGGGGTCAGCGACGGCTCCGCCGCCGCCATCGTTACCACTCCGGAGCTGGCCAGGAAGATCAAACCAAACCAGGAGCTGGTCAAGGTCAAAGCCCTGCAGGGGTCGGTGAGTTCCGGCGAGGAATACGTCGGCGACCTCTGGGACGGGGTGGGCATCCCGACCACGCGCGAAGCCTCCCGCAAGGCATACGCGGAAGCGGGTATCAAGGACCCCCGCAGGGAGATCAGCATGATGGAAGTGCATGACTGTTTCTCCATCACGGAGATGTGCACCATGGAGGACCTCGGCATCTCCCCGAACGGTGGAGCCGCCGAGGACATCGCCGCCGGTTTTTTCGACCTGGACGGCGAACTCCCCTGCCAGCCTGACGGCGGCCTGAAGTGCTTCGGCCATCCCATAGGGGCGTCCGGCCTGAGGATGCTCTACGAGATGTATCTGCAACTGCTGCGGCGTGTTCCGGAGGAAAGGCAGGTGAAGGACCCGGAGATCGGCCTGACCCACAATCTGGGCGGCCATCCGGCGCAGAACGTGTGCAGCATCGCCATCGTCGGCCTGTAAGCCTATCATTAGGAGATCGAAATCGCATTTGCCGACCGAACTGCGCGGGATACAAGGGCGATCTAACCGCCACGAACAGCCGGGGGGAAGGAAAGAGATGCAGGACCTGAAGGGTAAGGTTGTATTGATAACCGGCGCGGCGCGCGGTATGGGCAAACAGCATGCAGCCACCTTCGTGCGCGAGGGAGCCCGCGTGGTCATGGCCGACATCGACGAAGACAGGCTTGCGTGCGCTGCCGCGGATATCGGGGGTGCGGCTTGCGGGGTCTCTTTTCACGGGCTGGATATCTCCGACCGGAACGCCTGCCTTGAACTGGTGAAGAAGGTGGAAGCGGAGATGGGGTCCATAGACGTTCTCGTCAACAACGCCGCCGTCGCTGAGAACGAGGAAGTCCTGGGGCAATCGGAACGGTCTTTGCGCAGGACGGTGGAGGTAAACCTATTGGGCCAGGTGTGGATGATGCAGGCGGTGGTCCCCGGCATGGTGAGGCGGGGCGGCGGGCACGTGGTGAACGTATGCTCGGTGGCGGGCAAGGTGGGGGTCCCCAGGCTGGGGGCCTACTGCGCCACCAAGCACGCGCTGATAGGGTTGACGGATACCATGCGCCAGGAGCTGAAGAAGACCGGCGTGCGCTTCATCATCGTCAACCCCGGATATACCAATACCGGGATGTTCGCGGGGGCGAAGGCTCCGGTCATCCAGCCCTGGCAGGATCCACGGAGGGTATCCGACGCCATGGTGGCCGCTATCAAGAAGAACAGGGCAGAGATCTTCGTTCCGCGTTTTGCCGGACGTATGACGGCGTTGTTACGCGGGCTGGGCTTGCCCCGGCTTATGGACCTGGTCTGCGCGGTCAGCGGCCTTAACCGATCGTTCGCCACCATGGAAAAGGAGCGCGGCCGGCCCTTCTGATCCTGAAACGCGCCACCGCCGACAGGAGTGGTCTCCGTGGGACGTGAAAACCCCGGCTGGAACGCGCGCGTGCCGCTTGATTGATCATGTACACGGCCGCCCGCTGGCAGCGGGCCGGATTCTCAATAGTCGCGGCGGCCGGAGCGGATGAAGGAAGCGCCGATGGGGAAGGCCAGCCACAGGACGGCCAGCAGGAAGGCGGCGAAGACGGTGAGTGCGCTCAGTTCGCCCGCCTGGTCCACCACGTAGAAGGCGTAGACGGCCAGGGGCACGTAGAGGAAGACCGCCGAGACCGCACCCGGGGAGTAGCGCCTGACCATGGCCATGGGCACCAGGTGCATCACTGTGTTTATGAGGAAGAGGGCGGCGATGGAGAGGCTGAAGAAGGGCTGGTCCATGCCCACCAGCGCTCCCGCGACGCAGAGCAGGATGAAGAGCGCGTTGACTATCGCGAAGGCTACCAAGTCCATCCCCCCCAGGAAGCGCCAGCCCAGCTCGCGCGTGAAATCGATAAAGCCGAAGAAGTACTCCTCGGCCACGTGCACCAAGGCCGCTCCCACCATGGCCCAGAACACCCAGTGCATCTTCGCTACCCCTAGACTTTGAGGCCCAGCGCGTGCGGGCAGGCGGCGCGGCAGGCGTAACACTTCTTCAGCAGGAACCCGCGCGCGCTCACGACCATTGACGCCGGGCGGCACTTGGCCTGGTCCGCGGTTTCGCCGTCCAGCGCGCCCGCCGGGCAGGCATAGATACACAGGTCGCAGTCGGGCCGGCAGCCCTCGTAGCCTGCGATGGGGTCACCCTCCAGCTCCAAGTCCACGAGCAGGGCCCCGATCTGGACCATGTTGCCGTAGCTCTCGTTGATGAGCAGCGTGTTTCTTCCCAGCACCCCCAGGCCGGCCAGCATGCCGGCGTGGCGCATGGATAGGATACCCCTTCCGTGCATGCGCTCGGGCTCCCAGTGCTCGTAGGGGTCGTCCGACGGGACGACCACGCACCTCGCGCCCAGGTCCTCCAGCTTCAGGGCGGCGTTGAAGGTAATGGAATCGACCTCGCTCACCGCCTGTTCGTTGGCGCGTGTATAAGGGACGCAGCTATCCGCGTCGAGGACCCCGGCGGGAAGGCGCCTCGCGAAAACCACCACGGAGCTGCAGTCCCTGAAGATGTCCCGGGGATGGAAACCCGCCGGCGCATCCGCGAACCTTTCCGCCGGCGCGATACCGCAGAGGTCCGCCCCCAGCCCGAGCAACACCCCTTTTGCCGCTTCGCCATTTAGCATGATACCCACCACGGTCGTACTATACGGTCTGGTCTTTCCAAGCCTATTTTACCAGAGGCTCATGGACTCAATATCCTATCTACCACACGGGAACCAGTAGAAACATATAGGCATCACAACAGATACATTTGCAAACACGGCAAACGGGGTAAACGGGGATGGGAAAGCAATGAAAACGATACTTGCTATCACATTGTCCGCACTCCTCATTTTTCTATTTGTTTTTGGGTTTCTCGCGTACTTTGGATATATATGGTTCGTCAATCCAAGCTATGATAAATATCCCGTAAGGGGGATAGACGTCTCCGAGCACCAGGGTGACATTGACTGGGACGAGGTCAGGAGGGCGGGGAATACTTTTGCCTTCATCAAGGCAACTGAAGGCATGGACCACAAGGACGCATGCTTCGTCGATAACTGGGTAGATTCCGCGGATGCAGGTTTCGTTCGAGGCGCCTATCATTTCTTTACTTTCCGCAGCCCTGGACTGGAGCAGGCTAAGAACTTCATTGCAACCGTTCCGGTTGACGGGGCCAGTCTTTCGCCAGCCATCGATATTGAATTCGGGGGCAACAGCAAGGAAATACCAGAAAAGGAGGTCTTCCAGGAGGAACTGAAGATCTTTCTAAGAGAGATCGAGGATCATTACCATCGCCGCCCCATACTTTATGTGACCTATGATTCGTATGAAAAGTATATCGCCGGTGATTTCTGGGACTGTATCATCTGGATCCGAGATCTCTACGATGTGCCTGAACTGAGTGATGGTAGGTACTGGTCTTTCTGGCAATACTGTCCGCGCGGAAGAGTGGATGGCATAAACGGATATGTTGACCTGAATATCTTCAACGGAAACGAGCGAGAATTCGAAGATATGATGAAGCAAACAACCGACAAAGGCTAAGCACATCCTGATAATATGCTCATTGATCTGCCTCGCTATGTTCAACCGGAAATGATTGCCAAAGAATAAGGACGACACTTACGTCGCGGATGAGGACGACGTCCAGTGTGAGCTGGACTGTGTCTGGATAGAATATTGATCAGAAGACATGAGGGAGAAGCGCAGCCTGAAGGGTGGAATGCGGTATTGAATCGGATTAATGGGAGGTGCACGGAAATGAGAAGGACGGTAATCGCAGCAGCGGCCATCGCGCTCATGCTGGTCCTGGTGTCGGGGTGCGGAGGCGAAACAACCGAGGAGACTTCAACACAGAAATCAGAATATCAGCCCGAGATTGACCCCGCCGATTTCGTCGAGGGTATCGATAACCAGTACCTGCCCCTGGATTCCGGGACCACCTTCGTCTACGAGGGGAATACCGGAGAGGGTCTGGAGCATATCGAGGTCGAGGTGACGGACGAGAAGAAAGTGGTCATGGGGGTGCAGTGCACGGTGGTCCTGGACACCGTGACCATCGACGGGGAGGTGGTCGAGGTCACCTATGACTGGTACGCGCAGGACAAGGAGGGAAACGTCTGGTACTTCGGCGAGGACTCCAAGGAGTATGAAAACGGGAAGCCGGTGAACTCGGCGGGTTCGTGGGAAGCAGGGGTCGACGGTGCCCTGCCCGGGATTGTGATGCGGGCGCAGCCTGAGGCAGGCCATGAGTACCGCCAGGAGTACTACGAGGGCGAGGCCGAGGATATGGCTGAAGTAGCGAGCCTGGACGAAACGATATCGTTAGCGACGGGAGCATCCTTCTCTGGCTGCCTGAAGATAAAGGAATGGACCCCCCTAGAACCCGGCGTGGTAGAGTTCAAGTACTATGCACCAGACGTTGGCCTCATCCTGGAGACTGCGGGAGAGAGCGAGACCCAACGCATCGAGCTGGTAGAGATAAGAGAAGCCTGAGCGGAAGGCCGGTTCGAGACAGCAGGGAGGGAAGCATGGGGAAGCGAGCGGTAGTCATCGGTTCGGGTGTGGGCGGCAGCGGCAGCGCGGCCCTGCTGGCCAAGGCGGGGTACGACGTCACCCTCCTGGAGGGGCAGGCCTTCGCGGGGGGCAGGTGCGCCTCCCTGGAGAAGGAGGGGTTCCGTTACGATTTCGGGGTGCACATGTTCAGCCGGGGTGAGAAGGGTCCCCTGGGCGAGATCAACCGCAGGACCGGTGGCGACCTGAGTTGGGTCACCTACGACTGGCCCTGCCACATCATGGGCCGGATGGAGTTCGACTTCCCCCTGGATATCAACTCGCTGCTGCGCCAGTTCTACCTCGCGCGCAAGCTGGGCGTGAAGCCAAAGAACTACCTGGGGGCCTTCCGCCTCTTCCTCAACCTCATGGGGGGCAAGGGGGTGGACGAGAACGAGGGAGTCATCCTGCAGGACTATGTCTCGCGCTTCACCGACGACGAGACCATCCATCTCTTCGTCAACTGCGTCTCCCAGCTCTACTTCGCCCAGTCCTACCGGGAATCTTCCGCGGGCGAGTTCCTGTGGAGCTTCACGCGCATGTTCAAGGGGGCGAGCTTCGGCTATCCGGTGGGGAGCGGCGGTAACATCCCGGGGTCCTACGTGCGGAGCCTGGAGCGCCTGGGGGGCGCGGCCCGTTTCGAAGAGGAGGCGGCGCGCATCGTCGTCGAGGGGGGCAAGGTGACGTGGGTGGAGACGGCCAAAGGGACCTACTCCGCCGACCTAGTGGTCTCCAACGTCGGCATGCGCAACACCGCCTACCTGGCGGGCAAGGAGAACTTCCCCGAGGACTACATGGAAAAAGCCGAGGGCTTCAAGGACTCCAACGCCTACGTGACCATCAAGTACGCCCTGGACCGCAAGGTCGTGCCCTACCCGGTGGTCTTCTACATGCCCCACATCGACCCGGAGAAGGTCTTCGACTACATCGCGAAGGGCGAACCGCCGGAGGAGCCTTACATCTTCATGCCCGTCCCCTCCAACCACGACCCGTCCCTGGCCCCCGAGGGACAGCAGCTGGTGATCGCGGGGACGGCGGCCCCTGCCGGGGCCTCGGACGAGCTGTGCAACGCCATCCTGGACCGCGTGCACGCACAGGTGTGTGAGGTCTTCCCCGACCTGGAGGGGGCCATGCTGTGGGAGGCGCGCTCTACCGGGGCGGACGTGCGCGAGCTTACCGGGCACCGCGCGGGCGAGTGTATCGGCCTGGCGCAGGTGCCGGGGCAGGTGGGCAAGGACCGGCCCGGCCACGCCACCCCGGTGCAGGGCCTGTACCTGGTGGGCGCGGACGCGGGAGCGCGGGGCATCGGCACCGAGATGGCGGCGGGAAGCGCCCTGGCCCTGGCCGACCTCCTGTCGAAGTAATGGGGACCAGGCCCGTAGACCACCTTAGACGAGGTTGTCGAGGTCGAGGGGGATGCCCTTACGCTCATCACGGGCGAGGCCGCAGGCGCCCTGCTTGCAGACATCGACGCAGAGGCCGCATCCCATGCACGCCTCGAAGATGACCACCGCCTTGTCCTCGCCGTCCAGGTTGATGGCCTGGAACGGGCAGGCCTCCATACAGGTGCCGCAGCCGATGCAGAGATCGCGGTCGACGCGGGCGCAGAACCCGGACGGTGCGGCGATGGTCGGGGGCGACGGCACCTGCAGCATGCCGGCGATGCGCTGGCTCTCCAGGGCCCCGCACACGCCGGGGCGGCAGTTGCAGATGGAGAAGAAGCGGTTGCCCGCCGCGTCCTTGAACCAGGCGGTGGGGATGCTGCCGCGCTTCCTCTCCCGCTCCATGATCTCGATGGCCTCCTGCGCGCTGATGCTGCGGGCGTGCAGCCTCTCCGCCCCGTG
This genomic interval from Actinomycetota bacterium contains the following:
- a CDS encoding acetyl-CoA acetyltransferase, whose amino-acid sequence is MAEGIKDKVAILGMGCTRFGERWDMGSDDLLVEAFGEAMEDACIEKKDIQAAWVGSHITEINIGKGGVYVANALHLPRVQVTRAENFCASGTEAFRAAVYGVASGACDIALAIGVEKLKDTGYGGLPNYPGFGQEFLYYLPMATGPGFFAQLATAYASKYGIPMEKVKETMARVSWKSHRNGARNPKAHLRREVSMEQIIGSPMIAYPLGIFDCCGVSDGSAAAIVTTPELARKIKPNQELVKVKALQGSVSSGEEYVGDLWDGVGIPTTREASRKAYAEAGIKDPRREISMMEVHDCFSITEMCTMEDLGISPNGGAAEDIAAGFFDLDGELPCQPDGGLKCFGHPIGASGLRMLYEMYLQLLRRVPEERQVKDPEIGLTHNLGGHPAQNVCSIAIVGL
- a CDS encoding SDR family NAD(P)-dependent oxidoreductase, with the translated sequence MQDLKGKVVLITGAARGMGKQHAATFVREGARVVMADIDEDRLACAAADIGGAACGVSFHGLDISDRNACLELVKKVEAEMGSIDVLVNNAAVAENEEVLGQSERSLRRTVEVNLLGQVWMMQAVVPGMVRRGGGHVVNVCSVAGKVGVPRLGAYCATKHALIGLTDTMRQELKKTGVRFIIVNPGYTNTGMFAGAKAPVIQPWQDPRRVSDAMVAAIKKNRAEIFVPRFAGRMTALLRGLGLPRLMDLVCAVSGLNRSFATMEKERGRPF
- a CDS encoding HXXEE domain-containing protein, which translates into the protein MHWVFWAMVGAALVHVAEEYFFGFIDFTRELGWRFLGGMDLVAFAIVNALFILLCVAGALVGMDQPFFSLSIAALFLINTVMHLVPMAMVRRYSPGAVSAVFLYVPLAVYAFYVVDQAGELSALTVFAAFLLAVLWLAFPIGASFIRSGRRDY
- a CDS encoding epoxyqueuosine reductase; translation: MLNGEAAKGVLLGLGADLCGIAPAERFADAPAGFHPRDIFRDCSSVVVFARRLPAGVLDADSCVPYTRANEQAVSEVDSITFNAALKLEDLGARCVVVPSDDPYEHWEPERMHGRGILSMRHAGMLAGLGVLGRNTLLINESYGNMVQIGALLVDLELEGDPIAGYEGCRPDCDLCIYACPAGALDGETADQAKCRPASMVVSARGFLLKKCYACRAACPHALGLKV
- a CDS encoding GH25 family lysozyme, which translates into the protein MKTILAITLSALLIFLFVFGFLAYFGYIWFVNPSYDKYPVRGIDVSEHQGDIDWDEVRRAGNTFAFIKATEGMDHKDACFVDNWVDSADAGFVRGAYHFFTFRSPGLEQAKNFIATVPVDGASLSPAIDIEFGGNSKEIPEKEVFQEELKIFLREIEDHYHRRPILYVTYDSYEKYIAGDFWDCIIWIRDLYDVPELSDGRYWSFWQYCPRGRVDGINGYVDLNIFNGNEREFEDMMKQTTDKG
- a CDS encoding NAD(P)/FAD-dependent oxidoreductase, which encodes MGKRAVVIGSGVGGSGSAALLAKAGYDVTLLEGQAFAGGRCASLEKEGFRYDFGVHMFSRGEKGPLGEINRRTGGDLSWVTYDWPCHIMGRMEFDFPLDINSLLRQFYLARKLGVKPKNYLGAFRLFLNLMGGKGVDENEGVILQDYVSRFTDDETIHLFVNCVSQLYFAQSYRESSAGEFLWSFTRMFKGASFGYPVGSGGNIPGSYVRSLERLGGAARFEEEAARIVVEGGKVTWVETAKGTYSADLVVSNVGMRNTAYLAGKENFPEDYMEKAEGFKDSNAYVTIKYALDRKVVPYPVVFYMPHIDPEKVFDYIAKGEPPEEPYIFMPVPSNHDPSLAPEGQQLVIAGTAAPAGASDELCNAILDRVHAQVCEVFPDLEGAMLWEARSTGADVRELTGHRAGECIGLAQVPGQVGKDRPGHATPVQGLYLVGADAGARGIGTEMAAGSALALADLLSK
- a CDS encoding 4Fe-4S binding protein, translating into MTIARKYIRVLPRGRFIFDYFFNRYHCKVLTEEQARKLLTLDRDIEVDPQVSSRVVPFPYANRIILDQPQHIVVMDCACRLERGDKADAAPYDVCFAIGEPVASFWLEHGAERLHARSISAQEAIEIMERERKRGSIPTAWFKDAAGNRFFSICNCRPGVCGALESQRIAGMLQVPSPPTIAAPSGFCARVDRDLCIGCGTCMEACPFQAINLDGEDKAVVIFEACMGCGLCVDVCKQGACGLARDERKGIPLDLDNLV